One window of Chionomys nivalis chromosome 10, mChiNiv1.1, whole genome shotgun sequence genomic DNA carries:
- the Six4 gene encoding homeobox protein SIX4, with product MSSSSPTGQIASAADIKQENGMESASEGQEAHREVAGGAAAGLSPPAPAPFPLEPGDAAAASRVSREEGTAAAGAADQVQLHSELLGRHQHSAAVQPPLAFSPDHVACVCEALQQGGNLDRLARFLWSLPQSDLLRGNESLLKARALVAFHQGIYPELYSILESHSFESANHPLLQQLWYKARYTEAERARGRPLGAVDKYRLRRKFPLPRTIWDGEETVYCFKEKSRNALKELYKQNRYPSPAEKRHLAKITGLSLTQVSNWFKNRRQRDRNPSETQSKSESDGNPSTEDESSKGHEDLPPHPLSGASDAVTNLSLSSHMEPVYMQQIGNAKISLSSSGVLLNGSLVPASTSPVFLNGNSFIQGHNGVILNGLNVGNTQTVSLNPPKMSSNIVSNGVAMTDILGSTSQDVKEFKVLQSSAVNSAATSSYSPSAPVSFPGLIPCTEVKREGVQTVASQEGGSVVTFTTPVQINQYGIVQIPNSGANGQFLNGSLGFSPLQLPPVSVAASQGNISVNSSTSDGSTFTSESTTVQHGKLFLSPLAPSAVVYTVPNSGQTVGAVKQEGLERGLVFSQLMPVNHNAQVNASLSSEDISGSGLHPLASSLVNVSPAHSFSLSPPTLLNPTELNPDLAESRPMSAPVASKSTVTSVSNTNYATLQNCSLITSQDLLSVPMTQAALGEIVPAPEEPVSHSSPAVHQDFVREHRLVLQSVANIKENFLQNSENKATNNLMMLDSKSKYVLDGMVETVCEELGTDKKELAKLQTVQLDEDMQDL from the exons atgtcctcttcctcccccaccgGTCAGATTGCAAGTGCGGCGGACATCAAGCAGGAGAATGGGATGGAAAGCGCCTCGGAAGGACAGGAGGCGCACCGAGAAGTGGCGGGGGGCGCGGCGGCTGGGCTGAGCCCCCCGGCTCCAGCCCCTTTCCCTCTGGAGCCGGGGGACGCCGCGGCTGCCTCCAGGGTAAGCCGGGAGGAAGGGACAGCGGCGGCCGGAGCGGCAGATCAGGTACAACTCCACTCGGAACTTCTGGGCAGGCACCAGCACTCAGCCGCCGTGCAGCCCCCGCTGGCCTTCTCGCCGGACCATGTCGCCTGCGTGTGCGAGGCGTTGCAGCAGGGGGGCAACCTGGATCGCCTGGCCCGGTTCCTGTGGTCCCTGCCCCAGAGCGACCTGCTACGTGGCAACGAGAGCCTACTGAAGGCGCGAGCGCTCGTGGCCTTCCACCAGGGCATCTACCCTGAGTTGTACAGCATCCTCGAGAGCCACAGCTTCGAGTCGGCCAACCATCCGCTGCTGCAGCAGCTCTGGTACAAGGCACGCTACACCGAGGCCGAGCGAGCGCGCGGCCGGCCGCTGGGCGCCGTGGACAAATACCGGCTGCGCAGGAAATTCCCCTTGCCCCGCACCATCTGGGACGGCGAGGAGACGGTGTATTGTTTCAAGGAGAAGTCGCGCAACGCGCTCAAGGAGCTCTACAAGCAGAATCGCTACCCCTCGCCCGCCGAGAAGCGGCACCTAGCCAAGATCACCGGCCTCTCCCTCACCCAGGTCAGCAACTGGTTCAAGAACCGGCGGCAGCGCGACCGGAATCCCTCCGAGACCCAGTCCAAAAG TGAATCAGATGGCAACCCCAGCACCGAAGACGAATCCAGCAAGGGACACGAGGATTTGCCTCCTCACCCACTTTCGGGTGCATCTGACGCCGTCACAAACCTCAGCCTTTCCAGCCACATGGAGCCAGTATACATGCAACAAATTGGAAATGCTAAGATATCACTAAGCTCCTCTGGAGTTTTGTTGAATGGAAGCTTGGTACCTGCAAGTACTTCACCTGTCTTCCTTAATGGCAATTCTTTTATTCAGGGACACAATGGAGTTATCCTTAATGGACTGAATGTGGGAAATACACAGACAGTATCACTGAACCCACCAAAAATGTCTTCAAACATTGTGAGCAATGGCGTAGCCATGACAGACATCCTGGGATCCACCTCCCAGGATGTGAAGGAATTCAAAGTCCTCCAGAGTTCTGCTGTGAACTCAGCTGCCACCAGCTCCTACAGCCCTAGCGCCCCCGTGTCATTCCCAGGGCTGATACCCTGCACTGAGGTGAAAAGAGAAGGTGTCCAGACAGTGGCCTCCCAGGAGGGGGGCTCTGTGGTGACTTTTACTACACCAGTACAAATTAACCAGTACGGCATTGTCCAGATCCCCAATTCCGGAGCAAACGGCCAGTTCCTTAACGGGAGCCTTGGATTCTCTCCGCTGCAGCTACCTCCTGTCTCGGTAGCAGCTTCACAAG GTAACATTTCAGTAAATTCAAGCACTTCAGATGGAAGCACGTTTACAAGTGAGTCCACCACCGTCCAGCATGGCAAACTTTTCCTGAGCCCTCTTGCCCCCAGTGCGGTGGTCTACACTGTTCCTAATTCAGGCCAAACTGTAGGAGCTGTGAAACAGGAAGGGTTAGAAAGAGGCCTGGTTTTTTCTCAGCTGATGCCTGTCAATCACAATGCACAAGTAAACGCAAGCCTGTCCTCTGAGGATATCTCTGGGAGTGGCCTCCATCCCCTGGCCTCTTCGCTGGTTAATGTGTCCCCGGCTCACAGTTTTTCCCTGTCTCCCCCTACACTACTAAATCCCACTGAGCTAAACCCTGACCTTGCTGAGAGCCGGCCAATGTCTGCACCTGTGGCAAGCAAATCTACTGTGACCTCTGTCAGCAATACTAACTATGCAACCCTTCAGAACTGTTCCCTTATTACCAGTCAAGACCTATTGTCGGTCCCCATGACTCAGGCTGCCCTGGGGGAAATTGTTCCTGCCCCTGAAGAGCCTGTGAGTCATTCCTCGCCAGCAGTCCACCAGGATTTTGTCAGAGAACATCGCTTGGTCCTGCAGTCAGTAGCTAACATAAAAGAGAATTTCTTACAAAATTCTGAGAACAAAGCAACAAACAACTTAATGATGTTGGACTCCAAATCCAAGTATGTCCTGGATGGCATGGTTGAGACTGTCTGTGAAGAGCTGGGAACGGACAAGAAAGAGCTGGCCAAGCTCCAAACCGTCCAGCTGGACGAAGACATGCAAGACTTATAA